The Pseudanabaena sp. PCC 6802 genomic interval CAGTTCCTCATAATCGCAAACAATTGGTTCGTCGTTATTAGCACGATTGCGCTTTGCCATATGGTGAACGAGCAATCGCTCTTGGGGTCTGAGGCGGATCTCTTCGCGGGTTTGGCGAGTAGCTCGATATAGTCGTTGCTGGCTGAAGTGATATTCGATAAACTCGGGTGTCTGAAACTTATCGATCAGGTCAGTCTCGTTGGGATCGCGAAAGGTCAACTGCCAGAAGATAGGCGTATCGTTTTCAGTCCACTTACCCAGAATCAGAATCACATTCCCATTTTTGAGGGGGACGCTGCCTTCGGAGCGGACATCGATTTCGGCTTTGCCATCTCCCTGGCGGAGGAAGGTGCCATTGGCGCTATCTGTATCCACCAGCCACCAGCGGCCAGAGCCGCGTTCGATCGCGGCATGTTGGCGGGAGACTTTTTTGTGCGGATCGGGTAGGACGATATCGTTATCATCGCCGCGTCCGATCGTGATGCGAGGTTGGGCTTGTTGTCGCTCGATAAACTCTTTGAGTTCGATCGTGGATGTTTTACCTTCTGGATCTTGAATCTTTAGGAATGGATATTCGGGGTTCATAATTTTTCTCGATCGGTAGAAAATAGTATACTTTCCTTTAAATATTGGATCTAATCTAGAGATGGGCAAATGGCTGATTGAAATTACCCTTCAAGAAATAACTAACGACTGATTTGGCTTAGCAGACGAATTACTTCTCGATATCTAGATTGCTTACCCTGATCCTCATATAGAATGGCAGCCTTCTGAAGATCGGCGATCGCTCCTTTTTTATCTCCTAAAGCAAGGCGATTAATCCCCCGATTCTTATAGGCAAGCGCACTCTTAGGATTCAGATAAATTGCCCGATCGAAATCCGCGATCGCACCCTGCTTATCTTGCAACTCGGCGCGGGCGATCCCTCTATTAGTAAAAAAACTATCATTATTAGGATTGAGGCGAATCGCCTGGGTATAATCTGCGATCGCACCCTTTCTATCACCCAAATCAGAGCGGTTAATCCCCCTTCCATTGTAAGCAATATCAATATTGGGATTGAGGCGAATTGCCCGATCGTAATCTGCGATCGCAGATTTTGGATCTCCTAACTGAGTATGAGTTATTCCTCGGTTAACGTAGGCATCAGCATAGTTAGGATTGAGGCGAATTGCCTGGTCAAAATCTGCGATCGCTTCCCTGTGAGATCCCAAATCAGAGCGACTATTCCCACGGTTCATGTAGGCTCGGTCAAAGTTAGGATCGAGGTGAATTGCCCGATCGTAATCCGCGATCGCTCCTTTTTTATCGCCTAGAGCAGAGCGGGAAAGTCCTCGATTATTATAGGCTATCTTCAAATTAGGATTGAGACGAATTGTCTGGGTATAATCTGCAATCGCTCCCTTTTTGTCACCCAAATCAGAGCGAACTTTTCCACGATTATAATAGGCGGGGGCAAAATTGGGATTGAGACGGATTACCTCGGTATAGTCTGCGATCGCTTCCTTGGGCTCTCCTAAGCTAAAACGGATATTTCCTCGTCCAAAGTAAGCAGCAGCAAATTTAGGGTTGAGACGAATTGCTCGGTTGTAATCTGCGATCGCTCCTTGCCGATCGCCTGCAATATGCTTATCAAGCCCTTGAAGAAAAGCATCATCTGCCTTCTGCTCAGGAGGTACTGTCGGAGCAGCAACGGTCTGAAATCCTAATCCTGGCTCTAACTGGGCAATGAAACGCATAGGGATATAGATAGGAATAGCTAAGTTCAATCCAAATTTCATCCCTATTTCGGGGTCAATTCCCTTCTGTTCAACTAAATCAGTCGCAACTTTGCTCTGTCCATGAATACCAATCAATTTTCCCTGCTCATCCAATACTGGCCCTCCACTCATCCCACTGAAAGTGTCATTGTAGTAGGCTAGAGCATATCCTTCTTTCAGTGGATATCCTGCATTAGCCGAAATCTGCCCATCACTAAAGCGATAGTTCTGCATAGTGCTTTCCTCAGATTGGAGGGGAAATCCTGCTACATAATTTGGTGTATCTGCCACTGCTTTTGCAGAATCGCCAATCTCCACCACGCGGTAGTCCTTGTCGCTAGTAAATTGCAAAATAGCGAGATCGATTTTGTCAGGGAAGCGTTTGACCGTTTTGTAATCGATGGAATACTGTTTGCTATCGGGTGTGACAACCTTATACTTATCCTCAGTTGCTACCACATGCGCTGCTGTGAGGACAGTGTAGACATTACCTTGGCGTTTGATAATTACGCCAGAGCCAGGGGTCTGGCTGGTGATGCAGACCGTCACCGCTCTGGCAATTTCGCTCACCTTTTGGACTGTGGAGCCAGTATAGGCAATAGGAACACCATGAGAGCACGAGGTGCTACTACTAGCGCTTTCCTGGACTGCGGGTGCAGGTGCGTTCTGTTTCTCTGTTGGCTGAGGTGCGCAACCAACCAGAGTCATCGTTCCTGCTAAGACGGTTCCCAAAATTAATATTAATCGGTTTAAAGTGTTCATAATCTGATGCTGAGAGGAGTATGTAGTTTGTTTGGAATGGGAAAAAACTAACGACTGATTTGATTTAGCAGACTAATTACTCGCTGATATCCATCTCGATCGCCCTGAGCTTGATATAGATCTGCCGCTTTCTGAAGATCGGAGATCGCTCCCTTGTTATCTCCCAAAGCAGAACGGGCAAGTCCTCGGGTGCCGAAAGCCTGCGCATCATTAGGGTTGAGACGTATCGCTTGGCCATAATCGGTGATCGCTCCCTTTTTGTCTCCTAAAGCAGAGCGGGCATTCCCTCGGTTATAGTAGGCATCGGCATCATTAGGATTGAGACGAATTGCCTGGTCATAATCGGCGATCGCTCCCTTTTTATCACCTAAAGCAGAGCGGGCAACTCCTCGGTTATAGTAGGCGCTAGCATAGTTAGGATTGAGACGAATCGCTTGGTCATAATCTGCGATCGCTCCTTGTTTGTCTCCCAAATCAAAGCGGTCAATCCCTCGGTTATAGTAGGCGCTAGCATAGTTAGGATTAAGACGAATCGCTTGGTCATAATCTGCGATCGCTCCTTGTTTGTCTCCCAATGCAGAGCGGTTAATTCCTCGTTCATTGTAGACATCGGCATAGTTAGGATTAAGACGAATCGCTTGGTCATAATCTACGATCGCTTGAATTTTTTCTCTCACATCAAATTTATGTATAACAGAGCGGGCATACCCTCGCTTAAAGTAGGCGTCGGCATAGTTAGGATTAAGACGAATCGCTTGGTCATAATCTGCGATCGCTCCTTGCTGATCGCCTACGATTATCTTATCAAGTCCCTGGAGAAAGAAATCATCTGCAGTCTGTTGTGTCGACACTGCAACAGCAGCCACAGGCTGAAATTCCAGTACTGGTTCTACCTGTGTAATCAAACTCAAAAAGGTATAGATGGGAATAGCCAGGCTTAAGCCTCTTTTATCGCCAGTTTCTGGGTTAATTCCTTTGTTCTCAATCAAGTTATTCCTAACTTTACTCTGTCCGTGAATGCCAATCAGTTTTCCCTGCTCGTCTAATACTGGGCCTCCACTCATCCCACTAAAAGTGTCATTGTAGTATGCAAGAGCATATCCTTTTTCCAGTGGATGTACAGCATTGGCCGAAATTTGTCCGTCACTAAAGCGATAGTTCTGGATCGTACTTTCCGCAGACTGAAGTGGAAATCCAGCTACATAACTGGGCGTGCCTATCACGGCTTTTTGAGAATCGCCAATCTCAACCACGCGGTAGTCCTTGTCGCTGGTGAATTGCAAAATCGCGAGGTCAATTTTGTCAGGAAAGCGTTTGATTTTGCTGTACTCGACGGCATACTGGTTGCCATCAGGTGCAACGAGTTTGTACTTATCCTCAGTTGCTACCACATGCGCTGCTGTGAGAACTGTATAGACGTTACCATGACGTTTGATAATTACGCCAGAACCAGGGGTTTGACTGGTGATGCAAACTGTGACTGCTCTGGCAATTTCGCTCACCTTTTGGACAGTGGAGCCAGTATAGGCGATAGGAGCGCCATGAGAGCAGGAAGATGGTATATCCACGCTAGCGCTCTCCTTCACAGAACTTGTCGTCGAAGAAGTAGGCTGTTGGGTAGTACAGCTATTCAGCGTAATAGCTGAGACCAAAGTGAGGGCAAACAACAGTTTTGGGAATCTCATAATCTTTATCCATAGAATTTTTGCTTATTGCCCTTCTCTCACAAGGCGAGAAAAGGTTGAGACATAAGAGATAGGCACATTTCCGCATGAAATGATTCCACAAAATAGAGGAATCTATCTATTTGCAATTGAACAAATCCTGTAGGGGCAATCCCCTCGTGGTTGCCCCGATGCGTGGGGGGTAGGCACGGGGGCGCTACCCCTACAAGAATTGCATCGGTCATTTAAATATCGTCAAAAAGAACCAAAATCATATCCTTACCAGAGTGGCTTCGGCGATCGCCCCGAAGAGTCAACTCCTAGAAATTTATCAACATCTAGATAAGGTCGTTTCCCAGTCTCTGTCAAAGTTTCGTTGCTGCCATGCCGAATCGCAATTAGCCTTTGCAAAGTCACCTGCGGGTTAAATCCAGGTTTGACCGTGAATAATAAGTCCGTGCAGTCGCCACCTTCGCGGCTAGCAGTACAGATCGCATTCTCACCATTGATCTGTCCCGTGGTGATATATTTCAAAGAGCCAGATTGATAAAAGGTTTGAAATCTACCAGACACCTCCGCACAGCGTTTC includes:
- a CDS encoding FHA domain-containing protein, with the protein product MNPEYPFLKIQDPEGKTSTIELKEFIERQQAQPRITIGRGDDNDIVLPDPHKKVSRQHAAIERGSGRWWLVDTDSANGTFLRQGDGKAEIDVRSEGSVPLKNGNVILILGKWTENDTPIFWQLTFRDPNETDLIDKFQTPEFIEYHFSQQRLYRATRQTREEIRLRPQERLLVHHMAKRNRANNDEPIVCDYEELIPAIWTEAFGHSTNEVSALVWGIRDKIERDAGEPQFLKTIRGKGYLLDIKILN
- a CDS encoding serine protease codes for the protein MNTLNRLILILGTVLAGTMTLVGCAPQPTEKQNAPAPAVQESASSSTSCSHGVPIAYTGSTVQKVSEIARAVTVCITSQTPGSGVIIKRQGNVYTVLTAAHVVATEDKYKVVTPDSKQYSIDYKTVKRFPDKIDLAILQFTSDKDYRVVEIGDSAKAVADTPNYVAGFPLQSEESTMQNYRFSDGQISANAGYPLKEGYALAYYNDTFSGMSGGPVLDEQGKLIGIHGQSKVATDLVEQKGIDPEIGMKFGLNLAIPIYIPMRFIAQLEPGLGFQTVAAPTVPPEQKADDAFLQGLDKHIAGDRQGAIADYNRAIRLNPKFAAAYFGRGNIRFSLGEPKEAIADYTEVIRLNPNFAPAYYNRGKVRSDLGDKKGAIADYTQTIRLNPNLKIAYNNRGLSRSALGDKKGAIADYDRAIHLDPNFDRAYMNRGNSRSDLGSHREAIADFDQAIRLNPNYADAYVNRGITHTQLGDPKSAIADYDRAIRLNPNIDIAYNGRGINRSDLGDRKGAIADYTQAIRLNPNNDSFFTNRGIARAELQDKQGAIADFDRAIYLNPKSALAYKNRGINRLALGDKKGAIADLQKAAILYEDQGKQSRYREVIRLLSQISR
- a CDS encoding tetratricopeptide repeat-containing serine protease family protein — encoded protein: MRFPKLLFALTLVSAITLNSCTTQQPTSSTTSSVKESASVDIPSSCSHGAPIAYTGSTVQKVSEIARAVTVCITSQTPGSGVIIKRHGNVYTVLTAAHVVATEDKYKLVAPDGNQYAVEYSKIKRFPDKIDLAILQFTSDKDYRVVEIGDSQKAVIGTPSYVAGFPLQSAESTIQNYRFSDGQISANAVHPLEKGYALAYYNDTFSGMSGGPVLDEQGKLIGIHGQSKVRNNLIENKGINPETGDKRGLSLAIPIYTFLSLITQVEPVLEFQPVAAVAVSTQQTADDFFLQGLDKIIVGDQQGAIADYDQAIRLNPNYADAYFKRGYARSVIHKFDVREKIQAIVDYDQAIRLNPNYADVYNERGINRSALGDKQGAIADYDQAIRLNPNYASAYYNRGIDRFDLGDKQGAIADYDQAIRLNPNYASAYYNRGVARSALGDKKGAIADYDQAIRLNPNDADAYYNRGNARSALGDKKGAITDYGQAIRLNPNDAQAFGTRGLARSALGDNKGAISDLQKAADLYQAQGDRDGYQRVISLLNQISR
- a CDS encoding COP23 domain-containing protein, which codes for MLNQRFSIILMVPVVAILVGNISGCSNFSSVQAKEASFVCAQVDGVPTTVAKTKNSDIPIIKWVSNSFDAAGWSPEKRCAEVSGRFQTFYQSGSLKYITTGQINGENAICTASREGGDCTDLLFTVKPGFNPQVTLQRLIAIRHGSNETLTETGKRPYLDVDKFLGVDSSGRSPKPLW